The Phoenix dactylifera cultivar Barhee BC4 chromosome 15, palm_55x_up_171113_PBpolish2nd_filt_p, whole genome shotgun sequence genome contains a region encoding:
- the LOC103704235 gene encoding glucan endo-1,3-beta-glucosidase 7-like, with product MEKRHQLLVIFLFLAAFFSSGRSQSYIGINYGQMADNLPPVSATAKLLESTTFGKVRLYGADPGIIQALAGTNISLVLGAANADIPSLAADPSAASRWVSANVAPFLPASSIAAISVGNEALNSSDPSLASNLLPAMQNLHSALSSAGSAAASIKVSTVHSMAVLSQSEPPSSGAFRSDLGPALAAILAFLRDTGSPFMINPYPYFAYRDDPRPETLAFCLFQPNPGRLDAGSKITYTNMFDAQVDAIHSALNAAGFPDVEIVVAETGWPYRGDPGEAGTTVDNAKAFNGNLVAHLRSMAGTPLMPGRPVETYIFALYDEDLKPGPTSERSFGLFRTDLTMIYDAGLSKSSPGPSQAHSTPPPPAGPAAAGQPCVPGTVAQASTGGGPIQCSLPSAVGSNAPHTMDLSYWFRFLVDRRLRSNGFIVSVTYRTLCFSFSFLFYATLSLLLI from the exons GATCGCAGTCGTACATCGGGATAAACTACGGGCAGATGGCGGACAACCTCCCGCCGGTGTCGGCGACGGCGAAGCTCCTCGAGTCGACGACTTTCGGAAAGGTCCGGCTGTACGGCGCCGACCCGGGCATCATCCAGGCCCTCGCCGGCACCAACATATCACTCGTCCTCGGCGCCGCCAATGCCGACATCCCCTCCCTCGCCGCCGACCCGTCCGCCGCCTCCCGCTGGGTCTCCGCCAACGTCGCCCCTTTCCTCCCCGCCTCCTCAATCGCCGCCATCTCCGTCGGCAACGAGGCCCTCAACTCCAGCGACCCCTCCCTCGCCTCCAACCTCCTCCCCGCCATGCAAAACCTCCACTCCGCTCTCTCCTCCGCCGGCTCCGCCGCTGCCTCCATCAAGGTCTCCACCGTCCACTCCATGGCCGTCCTCTCCCAGTCCGAACCCCCCTCCTCCGGCGCCTTCCGCTCAGACCTCGGCCCCGCCCTCGCCGCGATACTCGCTTTCCTTCGCGACACCGGTTCCCCCTTCATGATCAACCCCTACCCCTACTTCGCCTACCGcgacgacccccgccccgaaaCCCTGGCCTTTTGTCTCTTCCAACCCAACCCTGGCCGCTTGGATGCGGGATCCAAGATCACCTACACCAACATGTTCGACGCCCAGGTCGACGCGATCCACTCCGCCCTCAACGCCGCTGGCTTCCCTGACGTCGAGATCGTCGTGGCCGAGACCGGCTGGCCCTACCGCGGCGATCCCGGCGAGGCCGGCACCACAGTCGACAACGCTAAGGCATTCAACGGCAACCTCGTCGCCCATCTCCGGTCCATGGCCGGGACGCCGCTGATGCCCGGCCGGCCGGTGGAGACCTACATCTTCGCGCTCTACGACGAGGACCTCAAGCCCGGGCCGACCTCGGAACGATCATTCGGCCTCTTCCGTACGGATCTCACCATGATCTACGACGCCGGCCTCTCCAAGTCCAGCCCCGGCCCCTCCCAG GCCCATTCCACGCCTCCGCCGCCGGCCGGGCCGGCAGCGGCGGGGCAGCCGTGCGTGCCGGGGACGGTGGCGCAGGCGAGCACGGGAGGCGGTCCGATCCAGTGCTCCCTACCCAGCGCCGTCGGATCCAACGCGCCGCACACGATGGACCTCTCATACTGGTTCCGCTTTCTAGTTGATCGACGGCTGAGATCGAACGGTTTCATTGTATCAGTCACGTATCGCACtctgtgtttttctttttcttttttattttacgCTACGTTGTCGCTTTTGTTGATCTAG